A genomic segment from Anaerobacillus sp. CMMVII encodes:
- a CDS encoding caspase family protein: MKKRIALVIGNSNYYNSPLKNPINDSNDITDVLTQLGFEVEKHLDITHIEMETTFIRFIKNIKDCEASLVYFAGHGLQIKGENYLAPVDIEATDEVTAISTSYNINDYLRKISNFREKTNIIILDACRNNPFINTIRGPVSNGFAPFKEAPIGTFISYSTSPDSLAGDGKKEDSNGLYTGILKECIKIPNIIIEETFKLVRSELSRISGGNQISWEHSSLIGDFYFSVIEHTDFELAQEDVYQFITERSDFYKNKNLSIYDTECLPIVDAYFKYQKPIIEIMRLYSRESYSRINQKFTDNELDFINMGYLSSWGFEYKEHRWYYGDQYVKMGDPLPLPERLLEKEPIEGKELIVELSPKGYMRDSNIFFRINTNLPNKTKLMFTLYTRDNKYRAQCKTDVIDGAILTEGFSYKGNQLEDGMYLLSLSSPLTDLQPENVKTQFGVSGRNLMGKFVRYGALGGKSVRGEWTVIKSKELVEIY; encoded by the coding sequence ATGAAAAAAAGAATTGCTTTAGTAATTGGAAACTCGAATTATTATAATTCTCCATTAAAGAATCCAATAAATGATTCGAATGATATCACAGATGTTTTGACGCAGCTTGGCTTTGAAGTAGAAAAGCATCTTGATATAACACATATAGAAATGGAGACGACATTTATAAGATTCATTAAGAATATAAAGGACTGCGAAGCATCCTTGGTATACTTTGCGGGACATGGACTTCAAATAAAAGGGGAAAATTATCTTGCACCAGTTGACATAGAAGCTACAGACGAGGTAACAGCAATCTCGACAAGTTATAATATTAATGATTACCTAAGAAAAATAAGTAATTTTAGAGAGAAAACAAATATAATAATTTTAGATGCATGCAGAAATAATCCATTTATTAATACTATAAGAGGACCTGTTTCAAACGGTTTTGCACCGTTTAAAGAAGCTCCTATTGGCACATTTATTTCTTATTCCACTAGCCCTGACAGCTTAGCTGGAGATGGGAAAAAGGAAGATTCCAATGGTCTTTATACTGGAATACTCAAAGAGTGTATTAAAATTCCTAACATAATAATTGAAGAAACTTTTAAGTTAGTAAGATCGGAATTGTCACGAATTAGTGGAGGCAATCAAATTTCATGGGAGCATTCAAGTCTAATTGGTGATTTTTACTTTAGTGTTATTGAGCATACTGACTTTGAATTAGCTCAGGAAGATGTATATCAGTTTATTACTGAGAGATCGGATTTTTATAAGAATAAAAATCTTAGCATTTATGACACAGAGTGTCTACCAATAGTGGATGCTTATTTCAAATATCAGAAGCCTATTATTGAGATCATGCGACTATACTCTAGAGAAAGTTATAGTCGTATTAATCAAAAATTTACTGACAATGAACTAGATTTCATAAATATGGGCTATTTGTCCTCATGGGGATTTGAGTATAAGGAACACAGGTGGTACTATGGGGACCAGTATGTGAAAATGGGTGATCCTCTTCCGTTGCCAGAAAGACTCCTTGAGAAGGAACCTATAGAAGGTAAAGAACTTATCGTTGAATTGAGTCCAAAAGGTTATATGAGGGATAGTAATATCTTTTTTAGGATAAACACGAATCTTCCTAATAAAACTAAACTAATGTTCACACTTTACACAAGAGACAATAAGTACAGAGCACAGTGTAAAACAGATGTAATTGATGGGGCGATACTAACTGAAGGATTCTCTTATAAAGGGAACCAGCTAGAAGATGGTATGTATCTATTATCATTATCATCACCATTAACTGACCTGCAGCCTGAGAATGTTAAAACGCAATTTGGTGTTAGTGGCAGGAATCTTATGGGGAAATTTGTGAGATATGGTGCTCTTGGTGGGAAAAGTGTTAGAGGAGAATGGACCGTTATTAAAAGTAAAGAATTGGTTGAAATATACTAA
- the ltrA gene encoding group II intron reverse transcriptase/maturase, translating into MSRTKSYEISKNIVYEAFLRVRANKGSAGIDEQSIAEFEVNLKDNLYKIWNRMSSGSYFPPAVKAVDIKKKAGGTRTLGIPTVADRVAQMTVKLYFEPSVEPFFHEDSYGYRPKKSAIQAVEITRKRCWKYNWVLEFDIKGLFDNIDHELLMRAVDKHTDVEWVKLYIKRWLTAPFQTKEELIERTSGTPQGGVISPVLANLFLHYAFDKWMAINHPNNPFARYADDAVIHCNTEEEAKKLLKSLNKRMNECKLELHPSKTKIVYCKDADRKEEQENIAFDFLGYTFRPRMSQNRWGKHFVNFTPAISNKSKKSIQQKVRDWKLQLKAEKELIDISKMFNSAIQGWINYYGKFYKSEMYSALRHINKALIMWARKKYKRLARHKKRAEHFIGRIAKQNPSLFRHWEIGIKPTTE; encoded by the coding sequence ATGAGTAGAACAAAGTCGTATGAAATATCTAAGAACATAGTATATGAAGCCTTCTTAAGAGTTAGAGCAAACAAAGGCTCAGCAGGAATTGATGAGCAATCAATAGCAGAGTTTGAGGTAAATCTAAAAGACAACCTGTATAAGATATGGAATAGAATGTCATCAGGAAGTTACTTTCCTCCAGCAGTTAAAGCTGTGGATATAAAGAAGAAAGCTGGAGGTACAAGGACACTAGGAATACCAACGGTTGCGGATAGAGTTGCACAAATGACTGTAAAACTATATTTCGAACCTTCGGTAGAACCATTCTTTCATGAAGACTCTTATGGTTACAGACCAAAGAAAAGTGCCATTCAAGCGGTAGAAATAACTCGGAAAAGATGCTGGAAGTATAATTGGGTACTAGAATTTGATATTAAAGGTCTATTCGATAACATTGATCATGAGTTACTGATGAGAGCAGTTGATAAACATACAGACGTAGAATGGGTAAAGTTGTACATCAAAAGGTGGTTAACTGCACCGTTTCAAACAAAAGAAGAATTAATAGAACGCACCTCCGGCACACCGCAAGGTGGTGTCATAAGTCCGGTACTAGCAAATCTATTTCTACATTATGCGTTTGACAAATGGATGGCTATTAATCACCCAAACAACCCTTTTGCTAGATATGCAGATGATGCAGTAATCCACTGCAACACAGAGGAAGAAGCAAAGAAACTGCTAAAATCTTTAAACAAAAGAATGAACGAATGTAAACTAGAACTACACCCTTCTAAAACGAAAATTGTCTATTGTAAAGATGCGGACAGAAAAGAAGAACAAGAGAATATAGCGTTTGATTTTCTGGGGTACACATTCAGACCAAGAATGTCACAGAATAGGTGGGGGAAACACTTTGTGAATTTCACACCTGCCATCAGTAATAAATCGAAAAAGTCCATTCAGCAAAAAGTAAGAGATTGGAAACTACAATTGAAGGCCGAAAAAGAGCTTATTGACATATCGAAGATGTTTAACTCTGCAATTCAAGGTTGGATTAATTACTATGGTAAGTTCTACAAATCTGAAATGTACTCTGCTCTCAGACATATTAATAAAGCCTTAATTATGTGGGCGAGAAAGAAATACAAAAGACTAGCTCGGCACAAGAAAAGAGCAGAACATTTCATAGGTAGAATTGCGAAACAAAATCCCAGTCTCTTTAGACACTGGGAAATAGGTATAAAGCCCACGACTGAATAA